The proteins below are encoded in one region of Planctomycetota bacterium:
- a CDS encoding sulfotransferase, which translates to MTVYEPRQSLPSDAAFPSVVNLGMMKTGTSSMSLALAMLGYRSGHFLPGLVCDTWYSGTGAPPGYTFSADVPADRRRVELGMAVGDFPLFLPSVMKQVVAANRGALFIVTQRPVERWVGSVLSHLRHPFYRRQWKQRCRTWEGYDPNADVIASPDVLGAAEAFFGVPYATIDEDACRRVHSEHDALVRETEREHCMDILRFDVSAPEAWSKLCDVTGISVAADGFPRENVRGSAVERFWWSLRQTARYWVRGNEVGQAHDLREMQHQSDATRGGHG; encoded by the coding sequence GTGACTGTTTACGAACCGCGTCAGAGCCTGCCTTCGGATGCCGCTTTCCCGAGCGTGGTGAACCTCGGCATGATGAAGACCGGCACGAGTTCCATGTCGCTCGCTTTGGCGATGCTCGGCTACCGATCCGGTCACTTCCTGCCCGGCCTCGTTTGCGACACGTGGTACAGCGGCACCGGTGCTCCGCCTGGATACACGTTCAGTGCGGATGTTCCGGCCGATCGGCGGCGGGTGGAGCTTGGCATGGCCGTCGGCGACTTTCCGTTGTTTCTGCCAAGCGTCATGAAGCAGGTCGTCGCCGCCAATCGTGGGGCGTTGTTCATCGTGACCCAACGTCCCGTCGAGCGATGGGTTGGCAGCGTCTTGTCCCACCTGCGGCACCCGTTTTATCGCCGTCAGTGGAAGCAGCGTTGCCGGACGTGGGAGGGCTACGACCCGAACGCGGACGTCATTGCGTCGCCAGACGTGTTAGGGGCAGCCGAGGCGTTTTTCGGTGTTCCCTATGCCACGATTGACGAGGATGCCTGCCGGCGCGTTCACTCGGAGCATGATGCCCTCGTTCGGGAGACGGAGCGTGAGCACTGCATGGACATCCTGCGTTTCGACGTGAGCGCCCCGGAGGCGTGGAGCAAGCTGTGCGACGTCACCGGCATCTCGGTCGCGGCCGACGGTTTTCCGCGAGAAAACGTCCGCGGCTCGGCCGTCGAGCGATTTTGGTGGTCTTTGCGACAGACAGCGCGATACTGGGTGCGGGGCAACGAAGTCGGGCAGGCACACGATCTCAGGGAAATGCAACACCAATCCGATGCAACGCGAGGTGGTCATGGCTGA
- a CDS encoding glycosyltransferase family 8 protein: MEFHCEGRANWRFAACSYDRPMGRAVDILFCADETMAMPLGVALYSVAKHVTAREVRFYVGSVGLSDDSRARIRRVARPFELEIIDLESGSLLPRNLAVTERFSRAAYARLVVGELFPDKDRVLYLDSDLVCFEDPASLFDTELNGHAVGAVRDEFMPRVGSDNCVGYAVDELDDPDAAAFNSGVMLIDLDRWRSQEVSRRALDFIERHGDRLNWADQDALNVVLNGRWHEFDGRWNQQVSGRWSQPGGQVRMNRDGISHFVGANKPWATGLRHRLRRDYESQLRASGWFSPGEFLCWRVGRVGSEAVRQIGKIGRGAKTS; encoded by the coding sequence GTGGAGTTCCACTGCGAGGGTCGGGCGAACTGGCGGTTCGCGGCTTGCAGCTATGATCGACCGATGGGCCGGGCGGTTGACATCCTCTTCTGCGCGGACGAAACCATGGCGATGCCGTTGGGCGTGGCGTTGTACAGCGTCGCCAAACATGTGACGGCACGTGAGGTGCGGTTTTATGTGGGCAGCGTTGGTTTGTCGGACGACAGTCGGGCGCGGATTCGGCGGGTCGCCCGGCCGTTCGAGCTTGAGATCATCGACCTCGAGAGCGGCTCGCTGTTGCCGCGGAACCTGGCGGTGACCGAACGCTTCTCGCGGGCCGCGTACGCACGGCTCGTTGTTGGGGAACTTTTTCCGGACAAGGACCGAGTCCTTTACCTCGACAGTGACCTGGTTTGTTTCGAAGATCCGGCGAGCTTGTTCGATACCGAGCTGAACGGTCACGCGGTCGGGGCGGTGCGGGACGAGTTCATGCCCCGGGTCGGTTCGGACAACTGCGTCGGTTACGCGGTCGACGAGTTGGATGATCCCGACGCCGCCGCGTTCAACTCAGGCGTCATGTTGATCGACTTGGACCGATGGCGGTCGCAGGAAGTAAGCCGGCGTGCGCTGGATTTCATCGAGCGGCACGGCGATCGACTGAACTGGGCTGATCAGGATGCGCTCAACGTCGTGTTGAACGGTCGCTGGCACGAGTTCGATGGCCGCTGGAATCAGCAGGTCAGCGGCCGTTGGTCCCAGCCCGGCGGGCAGGTTCGGATGAACCGAGACGGCATTTCGCATTTCGTGGGTGCCAACAAACCGTGGGCGACCGGTTTGCGTCACCGACTGCGGCGTGACTATGAGTCGCAGTTACGCGCTTCGGGCTGGTTTTCGCCGGGCGAGTTTCTCTGCTGGCGTGTGGGTCGTGTGGGGAGTGAGGCAGTTCGGCAGATCGGCAAGATCGGCCGGGGGGCGAAGACCTCGTGA
- a CDS encoding glycosyltransferase family 9 protein, whose amino-acid sequence MLRRYVLIFHAGGLGDFVLTWPIAMALARLRAQQRIVYVTHSEKGQLAERVIGVEWDDAERWSGAFGGELSDELAKRVDLTAEAYTFGEPGKLEATLADRGVAVTTLPNRPAGKHITDTYADALTEPILADGVRQSIARIRNHGLQNVRPKKGPILLHTGSGGTDKCWPVERWVELAGKLKNAELICGEAEADRGVVPEGATVIPTLAALHEKLRTAVAYVGHDTGPTHLAAVLGLPTIALFGPTDPTHWAPIGAQTHPLVEMQNKNAAEIAALVKKLV is encoded by the coding sequence GTGCTTCGCCGCTACGTTCTCATCTTCCACGCCGGCGGGCTCGGTGACTTCGTGCTCACTTGGCCGATCGCGATGGCGTTGGCGCGGCTGCGGGCGCAGCAGCGGATCGTGTACGTCACGCACAGCGAGAAGGGGCAGCTGGCCGAGCGGGTGATCGGCGTCGAGTGGGACGATGCCGAGCGATGGAGTGGGGCGTTCGGCGGTGAGCTTTCCGACGAGCTTGCCAAGCGCGTGGACCTGACCGCCGAGGCGTACACGTTCGGCGAGCCCGGCAAGCTCGAAGCGACCCTCGCCGATCGCGGCGTCGCCGTGACGACCTTGCCCAACCGCCCGGCCGGCAAGCACATCACCGACACCTACGCCGACGCGCTGACCGAGCCGATCCTCGCCGATGGCGTGCGTCAGTCCATCGCCCGCATCCGCAATCACGGCCTGCAAAATGTCCGCCCCAAGAAGGGCCCGATCCTCCTGCACACCGGCAGCGGCGGCACCGACAAGTGCTGGCCCGTCGAGCGCTGGGTCGAACTGGCCGGCAAGCTGAAGAACGCCGAGCTGATCTGCGGCGAAGCCGAGGCCGACCGCGGCGTGGTGCCTGAGGGCGCGACGGTGATCCCCACGCTCGCCGCGCTGCACGAGAAGCTCCGCACCGCCGTCGCCTACGTCGGCCATGACACCGGTCCGACCCACCTCGCCGCCGTCCTGGGCCTGCCCACCATTGCCCTGTTCGGCCCGACCGACCCCACGCACTGGGCACCGATCGGCGCTCAAACCCACCCTCTTGTTGAGATGCAAAACAAAAACGCCGCGGAGATCGCGGCGCTGGTCAAGAAACTTGTTTGA
- the mnmA gene encoding tRNA 2-thiouridine(34) synthase MnmA — protein MPRKAKKVVVAMSGGVDSSVAAALLLEQGYDVMGCFMRLGTPPEVAEAQACSTKPGKQGCCSVLDANDARRVAGMLGIPFYVLNFSDAFEKVIDYFVGEYNRGRTPNPCVRCNDWLKYGRLKQYAEAVGAEFVASGHYARVGTDPVSGERCLMRGVDTAKDQSYVLFGTDRETLDRTLLPIGGFTKPEIRALAEERDLPVFNKPDSQEICFVPDQNYAGLVERRTGAFEEGEVVDTAGNVLGQHAGYQKYTIGQRKGLRLAVGKPVYVTNIDPVSNRVVVGDKQDLLSPGLIADQCNLIAQRAIDAWEPMRCQAQIRYNAEPVEATMQRVGDDKIEVKFADPQAAVSPGQAVCLYDSDIVLGGGWIERACHAL, from the coding sequence ATGCCGCGGAAGGCGAAAAAGGTCGTGGTCGCGATGTCGGGTGGCGTGGACTCCTCGGTCGCTGCTGCGCTGCTGCTGGAGCAGGGGTACGACGTGATGGGCTGTTTCATGCGGCTTGGAACTCCGCCGGAAGTCGCCGAGGCGCAGGCGTGCTCGACCAAGCCGGGCAAGCAGGGGTGTTGCAGTGTGCTCGACGCCAACGACGCCCGGCGAGTCGCGGGGATGCTCGGCATTCCGTTCTACGTGCTGAACTTCTCCGACGCGTTCGAGAAGGTGATCGACTACTTCGTCGGCGAGTACAACCGAGGCCGGACGCCCAACCCGTGTGTCCGCTGCAACGACTGGCTCAAGTACGGCCGGCTCAAGCAGTACGCCGAGGCCGTTGGGGCGGAGTTCGTCGCGTCCGGCCACTACGCCCGTGTCGGCACCGACCCGGTCAGCGGCGAGCGCTGCCTCATGCGCGGCGTCGACACCGCCAAGGACCAGAGCTACGTCCTCTTCGGCACCGACCGCGAAACGCTCGATCGCACGCTCTTGCCCATCGGCGGCTTCACCAAGCCGGAGATTCGGGCGCTGGCGGAGGAGCGCGACCTGCCGGTGTTCAACAAGCCGGACTCACAGGAGATCTGCTTCGTTCCCGACCAGAACTACGCCGGCCTCGTTGAGCGACGGACCGGTGCGTTCGAGGAAGGTGAGGTCGTCGACACCGCCGGCAACGTCCTCGGCCAACACGCCGGCTACCAGAAGTACACCATCGGCCAACGCAAGGGCCTGCGGCTCGCGGTCGGCAAGCCGGTGTACGTCACGAACATCGACCCGGTATCCAACCGCGTCGTCGTCGGCGACAAGCAAGACTTGCTTAGCCCCGGGCTGATCGCCGACCAATGCAATCTCATCGCCCAGCGTGCGATCGACGCGTGGGAGCCGATGCGATGCCAAGCCCAGATCCGCTACAACGCCGAGCCGGTCGAGGCGACGATGCAGCGCGTCGGCGACGACAAGATCGAGGTGAAGTTCGCCGACCCGCAAGCGGCGGTGAGTCCCGGCCAGGCGGTGTGCCTGTACGACAGCGACATCGTCCTCGGCGGCGGCTGGATCGAGCGTGCTTGCCACGCCTTGTAA